The genomic DNA GTGCTGTAGCGGCCATTCACTTCGCCCACAAAGGTCACGCGGTCGTTGTAAGCGTAGGTCGCTGCCAGCCCATATAACAGCACATCGTTTTGCGTGAACAGATCAACGGGTGCGGTCAGGATGCCCAGGCCGAGGTTGCCATAGACATAGAGTTTCTTGCCGAAATGCTTGCCCGCCAGCGTGGTCGCAAAGAAGTTGGTTTGATTGACGCCGATGCCGCGCGTCTGGTTGGAGTTGGGCAGCTCCGCGCCAAAGCGGAAGCCGAGCGCGGGCGTGCGCTTGCCTTCGTTGCGCAGTTTGAATTTGGCCGCCAGGAAAAAATCGCCCGTGTCGTGCGTCGAATTCGTCCCCTGGCTCAGATGAAGCGGGAAGGGCGCGGTCTGAATCTGGCGGTTGATGCTGAGGTAATTTTGCATGACGCCGCCGGCCTCAAACTCTACGTTGGGGGCGAGGCCGAAGGTGAGCGAGACGACGCCGACGCGCGTCAAATCGCCATTCAAGCCCGACAGCGTGAAGTCACGGTTCTGCACAAAGTCAAAACCGAAATCGAAGCGCGCCGTGCCGGGTTTGACGATCTCTACGTCTTCGGTGATCAGCGGGCGTTGTGCTTGTTGGGCGCGGGCGTTTGCGGCCAACAGCAACAACGTGCAGGCGCTGATAAAAATGCTGCGAAGCTTGTGCGTATTCATCGGTTGATTCAGCCAATCTTGCCAATCTGAATGAAGCGGGCCGGTGGTGGCCCGGCCCAGATCATAGGCTGTCAAGCCGCGCAACGTAAAGCCGAAACAGGACAGGCTGAAAAGCGATGAGCGGCGCTGCACAAAAGCATGGAGTTCAGGCTTCAGCCTGTGTTCGCCAACTCCAAAACAGGCTGAAGCCTGAACTCCATGCTCTTTGGCGAATGCCTCTATTGCCCCGTGCCCGCCAACTGGCGTGGGCGCAGAATCGGGCGGTCTTTGCCGCTATCTTTGCCGTCCGGTGTGCCCTTTGCGCGATAGCCTTCGCGGGCACGGATGACGACGTTGGGGAGTTTGGCTTGCACGCGCACGCGGCGATAAGTGCCATCTTGCGCCGTGTTGGATGGGTAGTAACTCAGCGCGTATTGATAGCGTAGTTCTTCGGCAATGCTGGTAAAGGCACTGTGCACATTGCCGAGTGTTTCGGCGCGGTAAAGCCTACCGCCGCTGCGATCCGCCAGTTGCCGCAGATATTCGCCCGCATCCACATATTGACCGTGATTCGGCCCGCGTTGCGGCCATTGGCCACCGGGAAATTGCGCATTGCCCCATTGCGGCCACGGCATCAATGGCATGAAGGGCCAGCGGCGACGCCCGCCGCCTGACGGAGGGATATTGATGATCGGTGGTAAACCGCCAGGATTGCGCCGGCCACCATAACCACCTGGCATCTGGTCTTCGGTGTTGTATTGAATTGGGAAAACGACCACGTCCGATTCTTCGACCTCTGCGATAGTGTCGCGGGCGCGCACGCCTTTGCTGGTGGTATCTACGCCATCGGTAAAGAGCACGATGGCTTTGCGGCCTTCGATGCGTTTGAGGCGTTCGCTGACGACCAGATCAACCGCTTCATAAAGGCTGGTGCCGCCGCCGATGCGCGTGCCGTAAATGGCCCGGCGCAAGCGCGCGCGGTCGCTGGTGAATTCGGAATCCACATACACGCGATCATCGAACGAGACGACCATGATTTGGTCATCGCCGCGCAATTGTTCGACAAAGGCGATGGCGGCGGCCTGAATGTCTTCGTGTTTGAAGGCGGTGCTGCGCGAAACGTCCAGCAGCAGGACGACGTGCAACGGCATCGTGACCGAGGTGAAATCGGCTACCTCTTGCTCAACCCCGTCTTCGTAAACGCGAAAGTCTTCTTTCTTCAAAAACGGGATGTAGCGTCCGCCGCGATCCAGCGCCGTCACGGGAATCGAAACCAAGCTCGTATCAATTTTGATCGTGTCGCTGTCATCCGGCACTTCGGGTTTTTGCGATGGCTGGTTCAGCGGTGGCGTAGTTTCCTGTTTCTGTCCAGGTGTAGGCGTCGGTGCAGGTTGCGAACGGCGGCCCGATTGCGCGGCAGCATGGAAATTGACGCCGAAGGCCAGCGTGAGCATGAACGAAACGAAGAGAAAGCTTGCGAAGATCGGTCTATTCATTGTGCGTACTCCTTCCGCGCGCATGAACGCAGCGATAGATACAGCTTGCCCGCTACGGACGAATTTTTGTGAATGGGGAAGGCTTGCGCGGAAAGGGGTAATCGCAAGCGGGCGGGATTATAGCGCAGCGCGGCGGCGGATGTTGGGGTTTTCTCTTTGGTCACTAACTCGCCAGGTTAAGGCTTGCCGCAGATAGACGCAGAAAAACGCGGATTGGCAATAGCATTGATCCGCGTTTTTCTGCGTCTATCTGCGGCAAAGATCGCTTACTTCGACCGCGTCCAGCTTTTCGGCAACACATCGCGTGCCGACAGATTCGCGCCCAAGATCAGAATAAATGACGAGATGAACACCCACGTGATCAGCGCCATCAGCGACGAAAGCTGTTTGTAGCTGCCTTTGAAATCCAGCAACGGCATCACCACTCTGAACCCCAACGTCGTGATCATCCACAGCACCGCCGTCGCTGCCGAGGCGAAAAAGATTTGCACGCGATGCACCTTGCCGTTGGGCACGACGTAATACACGGCAAAAAAGAGCAGCACCAAAAACGGCAGCGAGATGATCGTCGCAATCACCGCAAAGATCGGCTTGCGAATCGCGGCATCGCCCAGCAGCTTGCCCAGCAAATAATCCCAGGGGCTGGCAATCGCAATTGCAAGCAGGATGATGACGCTGCACACCAACACCAGCGGCATGTACAGCAAGTATTGTTTGATGACGTTGCGTTCGGGGAACTTCCACGAACGATTCAAGGCGAGTTCAAGCGGCTGAAAAATACCCGAACTGGAAAAGATCAGCAGCGCAAATGAAACCAGCGTGGCCTTGCCACCCGGCCCGCGCGTGACTTGATCCAGACTGTCGAACAAGGTCCGCGATTCCGCCGGTACCAGCGCAATCATGAGCCGGTAACAGGTTTCATAGCCTTGCTGCCAACCGAGGACGTTGACCAGAAAGCTGCCCAGCAGGACCAGAAACGAAAAGAACGACATCAGCACGTTGAAGGCGATGGACGAGGCGTGCACGTAGGTCTCGCTCTCGGTTAAATCCCAGATCGCGGGCCACATCTTTTTCAAAAAGAGCCAGGTGCCCTGCGCATAAAACTTGAAGCCACGCGCTCCGGCAGCGGGTGGGGCAATGGCGGTTTCGGTTTGTTCGTTCATAAACTCAACTGTTCGGGGGAACGATCAGCGCCCTCCGCTCACAACCAGAAACGTACCAGTAATAGAGTTGTTGCGACCTTTGGAAACAACAACATAGCAAATTGGCGACGGGGACACTGAAACCCAGTGGGCGACCGTCATTCTCCATTCTATATTCTCCATTCTCCATTCTCTTGCAGAGGCCGTCTTGATTGAGGTTTACCACTGCCCAGGAATGGAGAATGCAGAATGGAGAATGGCGGTTAAGCAGTTGGTAGTGAACGCCAAAACGCAAATTCCCCACTGTTTTCCACTGCAACAAGGATCGTGATCGGTAGAAGCAGCCAGAGCGTGAGAGCCGCCGCATACACGCCACCGTCAACCTTCCCGAATTCATCAGTGAAAGCAGGCAGAGTTTGCGCACCAAGCGGTTTCATCGTCAGCGAACCAGACGAACTCAGCGCTGTTCAGCCTTTTGAATTGGCGGTTCAGGTTGGGCTGCGGCCTGTGGCGAAGGCACGGCGGCCAGTTTGCGAATCGGTGTGACGACATCGGCACCCGGCGGCCCATTGACCACCGGAGCCGACTCCGTTGATGGCAAGATTTCGGTTGGCGCAGAAGGATTGACGGCGGGCGCAATTTCCTGAATGAACGCAGGGTTCAAGGAGCCGGTATTGAGTTGCGGCAATTCGGTGTTTTGCGGTTTGCCCAGCAAGCCGCGCACTTTGTAATCAAAGTCGAAGAGGTCGGGCCGATTGTAATGACCGGTGACGTCCAGGGTCATGCTTTCTTCGCGGATGCGATCCAGATTGATGCGCGCCAGGATGATGACTTCGGAATCGAAGGACGGACCGGCCACGTATTGCCCGTCGGGGCCGACAATCGAGCTGCCGCCGCTCAGCACAAATTCGCTGTTCGATTGGGCGAAGGACGGCGCGAGTTCCAATTCGCGCGGCAAATCCTGGCGGCGCATGATGCTGCCGACCGAAAGCACAAAGCAGCGGCCCTCAAAGGCGTAATGGCGCGCGGCAATCTGGTACATCTCTTTGACCGTGGGCCAGAGCGCCACGTGTATGTCTTCGCCCGCCACGTGCAAGGTTTGGCGCACGAGCGGCATCCAGTGTTCCCAGCAGATCAAACTGCCAATGCGTCCAGCCGAAGTCTCAACGACCTGCAAGCTGTTGCCGTCGCCAGGCCCCCAGATCAGGCGTTCATTGAACGTGGGGACAAGCTTGCGGTGCCGGTTGAGCAATGCGCCATCAGGGCCGAACGTCAGCACGGTGTTGTATAACGTGCCGCGCCCGGAGCCTTCGATGATGCGTTCGTTGACGCCGATGACGAGGGTTAGATGGTGTTCGCGGGCGGCATTGCCCAGGGCTTCGGTGATGGGGCCGGGGACGACGACGCTTTGCTCGACCAGTTGCGCAAAGAGGCGTTTGATCGCCGGATTGTCAAACACGGCCACGTCGCGGCAAACATCCAGCCAGGCGGGATAGCCCGGCAACCAGGCTTCGGGAAAGACGACCAGTTGAGCACGACGGCGCGCGGCTTCCGCGATCAGTTCCAACGCGCGCGCCAAGCTGCGTTCCAGGTTTTGATAGATGGGTGCGGCTTGGACAGCAGCCACGACGACCACGGAGGGTGGTGTGTTTGATTCCTCAGCTTGCGAAGGTTTCTGCGCGTTAGGCCACATAAGCGTCTGGTGTTTGTCTGAAACTTTTCGCCGGACTGCCAGCCTGATGCGCGTTACAAGCGCAGTCAGCCGGGGCAGTTGGCAGCAATACAAGTTCAAAAACAGCGCGGCAAACGGGAGGGCGAATGCCAGAAAAGCGCTAAATCAATAACATCGCAAGACGGATTTGGCAACTAAATTGCTGTGCGGCGTGAGATTGCGCCGCCCGCGCCCGCAGAGTTGAGCTTGTGTCACCAAGACCGTAAGCTGACTATCAACCGCCGTAATTTGTGCGACAGGAGAACCATAACTCTGATGAATGAAAAGACTGAGCCGCCAGCCGAAGCGCCCGCGCAAGGTTCACCGTTTGGACAACTGCTCGGCTTTCAACCGTTGCGTGCCGCAGCAGGACACGTGGCGGTGCAGTTGCCGTTTTCCCAAAACCATCTGCAAACGCACGGACGCATTCATGGCGGAGCCTTGTTTGCCCTGGCCGATCATGCGAGCGGGTGGGCGGTGCACACCATGCTGGAACCGAGTGAGCAATGCGCCACGTTGGAAATGAAAATTAATTACATTGGCGCGCTTCGTGATGAAGATTGTGTGGCCGAAGCTCGGGTCGTGCACAAAGGGCGCACCAGCGTCGTGGTCGAGGCTGAGATTCGCAGCGCTGCCGGGCGGCTGGTGGCGAAAACGCTGGCGACGTTTATCGTCTTGCGTGGTGACCGGCCAGGCTAGGCCCTTGCTTGACGCTCTAATTGCCGCTCGCTTAGACTGCCCGGCGTCAAACCTGCCAACTCGGTTTGCGAGGAAAAGCCCTGAAGCAACCGTCGCAGTAGTCACGGAAGACGGACTTTTGAGAGATGTGTTTGGAGGTCGCGCGCTGCAAGCTGGCCCGCACGGAGCCGTTCATGTTCACGGTTAAACACCCGCACGACATTCCAACGGTCTGCACAGCAATCACCGAGGAGAAAGTTGTTATGAAATATCGTTTGTTTAATGTTGCTACGGCGCGCCGTTTGGCGTTGCTGCTGATCGCCACTCTTCTGGCTTCGTCTTTGTCCGGCGCGGGGACTGCTTTTGCGCAGGATGCCAAGCAGGATAACAAGCAAGACAAGAAAAAGCAGAAGGATCAGGAAGAGCGCCGCAAACGCGGTCAGGCCGAAAAGCTCAACAGTGTTTACAAACGCTGGCTCGATGAAGACGTGCGCTGGATCATCACCGACGAAGAGCGCAAGACCTTCAACGCGCTCAAAAATGACGAAGAGCGTGAGCAGTTCATCGAACAGTTCTGGCTGCGCCGCGATCCCGACCCTGACACCGACACCAACGAGTACCGCGAGGAATA from Acidobacteriota bacterium includes the following:
- a CDS encoding carbon-nitrogen hydrolase family protein → MWPNAQKPSQAEESNTPPSVVVVAAVQAAPIYQNLERSLARALELIAEAARRRAQLVVFPEAWLPGYPAWLDVCRDVAVFDNPAIKRLFAQLVEQSVVVPGPITEALGNAAREHHLTLVIGVNERIIEGSGRGTLYNTVLTFGPDGALLNRHRKLVPTFNERLIWGPGDGNSLQVVETSAGRIGSLICWEHWMPLVRQTLHVAGEDIHVALWPTVKEMYQIAARHYAFEGRCFVLSVGSIMRRQDLPRELELAPSFAQSNSEFVLSGGSSIVGPDGQYVAGPSFDSEVIILARINLDRIREESMTLDVTGHYNRPDLFDFDYKVRGLLGKPQNTELPQLNTGSLNPAFIQEIAPAVNPSAPTEILPSTESAPVVNGPPGADVVTPIRKLAAVPSPQAAAQPEPPIQKAEQR
- a CDS encoding YihY/virulence factor BrkB family protein is translated as MNEQTETAIAPPAAGARGFKFYAQGTWLFLKKMWPAIWDLTESETYVHASSIAFNVLMSFFSFLVLLGSFLVNVLGWQQGYETCYRLMIALVPAESRTLFDSLDQVTRGPGGKATLVSFALLIFSSSGIFQPLELALNRSWKFPERNVIKQYLLYMPLVLVCSVIILLAIAIASPWDYLLGKLLGDAAIRKPIFAVIATIISLPFLVLLFFAVYYVVPNGKVHRVQIFFASAATAVLWMITTLGFRVVMPLLDFKGSYKQLSSLMALITWVFISSFILILGANLSARDVLPKSWTRSK
- a CDS encoding VWA domain-containing protein yields the protein MNRPIFASFLFVSFMLTLAFGVNFHAAAQSGRRSQPAPTPTPGQKQETTPPLNQPSQKPEVPDDSDTIKIDTSLVSIPVTALDRGGRYIPFLKKEDFRVYEDGVEQEVADFTSVTMPLHVVLLLDVSRSTAFKHEDIQAAAIAFVEQLRGDDQIMVVSFDDRVYVDSEFTSDRARLRRAIYGTRIGGGTSLYEAVDLVVSERLKRIEGRKAIVLFTDGVDTTSKGVRARDTIAEVEESDVVVFPIQYNTEDQMPGGYGGRRNPGGLPPIINIPPSGGGRRRWPFMPLMPWPQWGNAQFPGGQWPQRGPNHGQYVDAGEYLRQLADRSGGRLYRAETLGNVHSAFTSIAEELRYQYALSYYPSNTAQDGTYRRVRVQAKLPNVVIRAREGYRAKGTPDGKDSGKDRPILRPRQLAGTGQ
- a CDS encoding PaaI family thioesterase, which gives rise to MNEKTEPPAEAPAQGSPFGQLLGFQPLRAAAGHVAVQLPFSQNHLQTHGRIHGGALFALADHASGWAVHTMLEPSEQCATLEMKINYIGALRDEDCVAEARVVHKGRTSVVVEAEIRSAAGRLVAKTLATFIVLRGDRPG